A window of Citrus sinensis cultivar Valencia sweet orange chromosome 7, DVS_A1.0, whole genome shotgun sequence contains these coding sequences:
- the LOC102629615 gene encoding putative hydrolase C777.06c, with protein MASFLGTVRPSPSSVSCFAPCRRQISVYTSQISLPTSGFFPFKRILQACLQSNLANGDNGVQLPAQQSEIVFMGTGTSEGIPRVSCLTNPSKKCPVCTKAVEPGNKNRRLNTSILIRYPGPSGRRNILIDAGKFFYHSALRWFPAYGIRTIDAVIITHSHADAIGGLDDLRDWTNNVQRHIPIYVAMRDFEVMKKTHYYLVDTSGIIPGAAVSELQFNIIDEEPFTVQDLKITPLPVWHGAGYRSLGFRFGNICYISDVSEIPEETYPFLQDCEILIMDALRPDRSSSTHFGLPRALEEVRKIQPKRTLFIGMMHLMDHEKVNEELLKLMETEGLDVQLSYDGLRVPVML; from the exons ATGGCATCATTTTTAGGCACGGTGAGGCCAAGCCCATCCTCAGTGTCCTGTTTTGCTCCTTGCAGACGCCAAATATCGGTTTACACCTCTCAAATTTCACTCCCAACATCTGGGTTCTTTCCTTTCAAGAGGATTCTTCAAGCTTGCCTTCAATCTA ATTTGGCAAATGGGGATAATGGAGTGCAGTTACCTGCTCAGCAATCTGAAATTGTATTTATGGGGACAGGAACTAGTGAAGGGATTCCTCGTGTCAGCTGTCTAACTAATCCTTCAAAAAAATGCCCG GTGTGCACAAAAGCTGTCGAACCTGGTAATAAAAATAGGAGACTCAACACAAGTATCCTTATTCGTTATCCTGGGCCATCTGGAAGGAGAAACATTTTAATAGATGCTGGCAA GTTTTTCTACCATAGCGCTCTTCGTTGGTTTCCTGCCTATGG GATAAGAACAATTGATGCGGTTATAATTACTCATTCTCATGCTGATGCAATTGGAG GTTTGGATGATCTTCGAGACTGGACGAACAATGTACAGCGTCACATTCCAATTTACGTTGCAATGCGTGATTTTGAG GTAATGAAGAAGactcattattatttagtggATACAAGCGGGATTATACCTGGTGCTGCAGTTTCAGAGCTGCAATTTAATATCATTGATGAGGAGCCATTCACTGTACAAGATTTAAAG ATTACACCTTTACCAGTGTGGCATGGTGCTGGTTACCGTTCCCTTGGATTTCGTTTTGGTAATATTTGTTACATCAG tGATGTCAGTGAGATACCTGAAGAAACTTATCCCTTTCTGCAAGACTGTGAAATCCTGATAATg GATGCTTTAAGGCCTGATCGGTCTTCTTCAACACACTTTGGACTTCCAAGG GCTTTAGAGGAAGTGCGGAAAATTCAACCAAAGAGAACACTTTTCATTG GCATGATGCATTTGATGGATCATGAAAAGGTGAATGAAGAACTTCTGAAGTTGATGGAGACTGAGGGTCTTGATGTGCAACTCAGTTATGATGGATTGCGTGTTCCAGTAATGCTCTAG
- the LOC102629128 gene encoding protein indeterminate-domain 7: MMKGLIFHQQQQQQQQVLEENMSNLTSQSGTEASVSSGNIRGAETTNHQQYFATPPTQAQPPAKKKRNLPGNPDPDAEVIALSPKTLMATNRFVCEICNKGFQRDQNLQLHRRGHNLPWKLKQRTSKEIRKKVYVCPEPNCVHHDPSRALGDLTGIKKHFCRKHGEKKWKCDKCSKRYAVQSDWKAHSKTCGTREYRCDCGTLFSRRDSFITHRAFCDALAEESTRAITGTNPILSSSSHHQPGIVAGASSHVNLQIPQFNPQDFSAFSLKKEQQSYSLRQEMPPWLGSQQPSILGSAVPGLGQPPSSSHTVDHLSSPSSSIFNTRLHQDHQFTQTTHQDLTRNDHPANPNPSLGPTLSVPHTNYHQAMASAFPHMSATALLQKAAQMGATMSSSKASTATGNSSSSSSPAHHAALTRPHQQPPPPQQAHVSATPEHPAGNNKTKTTTGFGLNLSSREGVVHGLTPFGTKTSGGGSSGPFIQEMLMNTSFSSGYAAASPFDDALTFGGVFNSKKEPHLNHSFNESSSLSRTSGINDHGEEMTRDFLGLRALSQTDILNIAGLGNCIDTRSSHEQQLNHSQKPWQG, encoded by the exons ATGATGAAAGGCTTGATATTTCAtcaacagcaacaacagcagcagcaagttttagaagaaaatatgtcaaatttgACCTCTCAATCTGGTACCGAAGCAAGTGTTTCTTCAGGCAACATTAGGGGCGCTGAAACAACAAACCATCAACAATATTTTGCCACCCCACCAACTCAAGCTCAACCACCTgcaaaaaagaagagaaacctTCCGGGCAACCCag ACCCAGATGCAGAAGTGATAGCTTTGTCGCCAAAGACGCTGATGGCGACAAACAGATTTGTGTGTGAGATCTGCAACAAAGGGTTTCAAAGAGACCAGAATCTTCAGCTTCACAGAAGAGGGCACAATTTGCCATGGAAGCTAAAGCAAAGAACTAGCAAAGAGATAAGGAAGAAGGTATATGTGTGTCCAGAGCCAAACTGTGTGCACCATGACCCGTCAAGGGCACTTGGAGACTTAACTGGAATCAAGAAGCACTTCTGCAGAAAGCATGGTGAAAAGAAGTGGAAATGTGACAAGTGCTCAAAGAGGTATGCGGTTCAATCAGATTGGAAAGCTCATTCCAAGACCTGTGGCACCAGAGAGTACAGATGCGACTGTGGAACCCTTTTCTCAAG GAGAGATAGTTTCATCACGCACAGAGCTTTCTGTGATGCTTTGGCTGAAGAAAGTACAAGGGCTATTACAGGAACAAACCCAATTCTCAGCTcatcatctcatcatcaacctgGTATTGTTGCTGGGGCCTCTTCACATGTAAACTTACAGATCCCTCAATTCAATCCCCAAGACTTCAGTGCATTTTCACTtaaaaaagaacaacaaaGTTATAGCTTAAGACAAGAAATGCCACCATGGCTTGGTAGCCAACAACCATCAATACTAGGATCAGCTGTTCCTGGCCTGGGGCAACCACCATCCTCTTCGCACACCGTTGATCATCTCTCATCACCATCATCTTCAATCTTCAACACAAGGCTTCATCAAGATCATCAGTTCACACAAACCACCCATCAAGATTTGACTCGGAACGATCACCCAGCAAACCCTAACCCTAGCCTCGGACCCACGCTCAGTGTTCCTCATACCAACTACCATCAAGCAATGGCTTCCGCTTTCCCACATATGTCAGCTACTGCATTGCTGCAAAAAGCAGCACAAATGGGAGCAACAATGAGCAGCAGCAAGGCTAGTACTGCTACTGGTAATTCGTCGTCGTCATCTTCACCAGCTCATCATGCCGCCTTGACCAGACCCCACCAACAACCACCACCCCCACAACAAGCTCACGTGTCTGCAACACCTGAACATCCTGCAGgcaacaataaaacaaaaacaacaactgggtttggtttgaatttgtCTTCACGTGAAGGAGTTGTCCATGGCTTGACTCCTTTTGGGACTAAAACTTCTGGGGGAGGCTCATCAGGTCCTTTTATCCAAGAAATGCTCATGAATACTTCTTTTTCATCTGGGTATGCTGCTGCTTCTCCATTTGATGATGCTTTGACATTTGGTGGGGtttttaattcaaagaaaGAGCCTCATCTGAATCATAGTTTCAATGAATCATCGTCACTCTCCAGAACAAGTGGAATTAATGATCATGGAGAAGAAATGACAAGAGATTTCTTAGGGCTTAGAGCTCTCTCTCAAACTGATATTCTCAACATTGCTGGGCTTGGTAACTGCATTGACACAAGATCTTCTCATGAGCAACAACTCAATCATTCTCAAAAACCATGGCAAGGTTAG
- the LOC102628668 gene encoding beta-galactosidase 17 — translation MHSERESESDGTTSTATTRGPRESTTTMTVKRAMATMRRRSTATTNTTLFLTVLISLLAFLGFVPVFAPLPSLAFRNPPPPPHHRHRHNNVNGRKFEIEDDMFRKDGEPFQIIGGDLHYFRILPQHWEDRLLRAKALGLNTIQTYVPWNLHEPKPGKLVFSGIADLVSFLKLCQKLDLLVMLRPGPYICAEWDLGGFPAWLLAKKPALKLRSSDRAYLQLVERWWGVLLPKIAPLLYDIGGPIVMVQIENEFGSYGDDKEYLHHLVTLARAHLGKDIILYTTDGGTRETLMKGTNRGDAVFAAVDFSTGDEPWPIFKLQKQFNAPGKSPPLSSEFYTGWLTHWGEKIAKTDADFTASYLEKILSQNGSAVLYMAHGGTNFGFYNGANTGNTESDYQPDLTSYDYDAPIKESGDVDNPKFKAIRRVVEKFSPASLPSVLPDNEKAGFGPIQLQKTALLFDLLNMLDPADVVESENPLSMESVGQMFGFLLYVSEFGGKDYGSSLLISKVHDRAQVFISCPTEDNSGRPTYVGTIERWSNRALSLPNFRCGSNISLFVLVENMGRVNYGPYMFDEKGILSSVYLGGKVLRGWKMIPVPFHNLNEVPKISPILEVAYSGLIKASARKKLEHNAGNITKEPAFYVGRFSIDKVNQVKDTYLSFSGWGKGIAFVNEFNLGRFWPSFGPQCDLYVPAPILHHGENLVVIFELESPNSELVIHSVNQPDFTCGSIKSNVLQL, via the exons ATGCatagtgagagagagagtgagagtgaCGGCACTACTAGTACAGCTACAACGAGAGGCCCAAGAGAGTCAACGACGACGATGACAGTCAAACGCGCGATGGCGACAATGCGAAGGCGGAGCACCGCCACCACCAATACGACGTTGTTCCTCACCGTTTTGATATCGCTCTTGGCCTTTCTTGGCTTCGTCCCTGTCTTCGCTCCCCTCCCTTCTCTCGCCTTCCGCaatcctcctcctcctcctcacCACCGTCATCGCCACAATAAC GTGAATGGTCGaaagtttgagattgaggaTGACATGTTCCGGAAAGATGGTGAGCCATTTCAGATTATTGGTGGTGACCTGCATTATTTCCGCATTCTCCCTCAG CACTGGGAAGATAGGCTTTTGCGAGCAAAGGCTTTAGGCTTGAATACCATTCAAACTTATGTTCCTTGGAATCTGCATGAACCAAAACCTGGCAAGCTGGTTTTTAGTGGCATTGCAGATCTTGTTTCATTTCTTAAACTTTGTCAGAAGCTGGATTTGCTTGTTATGCTTCGACCTGGGCCTTATATATGTGCAG AGTGGGATTTGGGGGGTTTCCCTGCTTGGTTACTTGCCAAAAAGCCGGCTCTCAAGCTAAGGTCATCTGATCGTGCTTACCTTCAGTTG GTTGAAAGATGGTGGGGAGTCCTACTTCCGAAAATAGCTCCTCTGCTTTATGACATTGGAGGCCCAATTGTAATGGTTCAG attgaaaatgaatttggtTCGTATGGAGATGACAAAGAGTATCTTCATCACCTTGTAACATTGGCGAGAGCACACCTTGGGAAAGATATAATTTT GTATACTACAGATGGAGGTACAAGGGAAACTCTTATGAAAGGAACCAACCGTGGAGACGCTGTCTTTGCAG CTGTTGACTTCTCAACGGGTGATGAGCCATGGCCTATATTTAAGTTACAAAAGCAGTTCAATGCACCAGGAAAGTCACCACCGCTTTCTTC GGAATTTTATACAGGCTGGCTTACACACTGGGGAGAGAAGATTGCGAAGACGGATGCTGATTTTACCGCATCTTATCTAGAGAAGATTTTGTCACAAAATGGTTCTGCTGTGCTTTAT ATGGCACATGGTGGGACAAACTTTGGATTTTACAACGGAGCAAATACTGGTAACACTGAGTCTGATTACCAGCCAGATCTCACTTCCTATGATTAT GATGCACCAATTAAGGAATCCGGTGATGTTGATAACCCAAAGTTCAAAG CAATCAGGAGGGTGGTAGAGAAATTTAGTCCAGCATCTCTTCCTTCTGTTCTTCCTGATAATGAGAAGGCAGGATTTGGACCTATTCAGTTACAGAAAACAGCATTGTTATTTGACTTACTCAACATGCTAGATCCTGCAGATGTAGTTGAATCTGAAAACCCACTTTCAATGGAGTCTGTGGGTCAG ATGTTTGGATTTCTATTGTATGTTTCTGAATTTGGTGGAAAGGACTATGGAAGCAGTCTTCTTATATCAAAG GTCCATGACAGAGCTCAAGTGTTTATATCATGTCCAACTGAAGATAATAGTGGAAGGCCAACATATGTTGGAACCATTGAACGATGGTCAAATCGAGCACTCAGCCTCCCTAATTTTAGATGTGGCTCCAACATCAGCTTATTTGTTTTG GTTGAAAACATGGGCCGTGTAAACTATGGGCCATATATGTTTGATGAGAAG GGCATCTTGTCTTCAGTTTACTTGGGTGGGAAAGTTCTGCGCGGTTGGAAAATGATTCCTGTTCCTTTTCACAACCTGAATGAGGTGCCAAAAATCAGTCCCATCCTTGAGGTTGCATATTCTGGACTGATTAAAGCATCTGCCCGCAAAAAATTAGAACATAATGCTG GGAATATTACAAAAGAACCTGCATTCTATGTTGGGCGCTTTTCTATTGACAAAGTAAACCAAGTTAAAGATACATACTTATCGTTCAGCGGGTGGGGTAAAGGGATTGCATTTGTTAACGAATTCAACTTGGGAAGATTTTGGCCG TCTTTTGGACCTCAATGCGACCTTTATGTCCCTGCTCCAATCCTTCATCATGGGGAAAATCTTGTG GTCATATTTGAGCTGGAATCTCCAAACTCGGAGCTTGTAATTCATTCAGTAAATCAACCAGACTTCACGTGTGGttcaattaaatcaaatgtgcTTCAGCTTTAA
- the LOC102628369 gene encoding uncharacterized protein LOC102628369, protein MAVKPTVALRAVLVGGIAVFAKVAGAMKAAGGAKLGAAAAAMSMAAAAMTQSKQDQKEDSKQPLK, encoded by the coding sequence ATGGCGGTAAAACCAACAGTAGCCTTGAGGGCTGTTCTTGTAGGTGGGATAGCTGTGTTTGCTAAGGTAGCAGGAGCAATGAAGGCAGCGGGTGGTGCAAAGCTGGGGGCAGCTGCCGCTGCCATGTCAATGGCAGCTGCTGCAATGACACAATCAAAACAGGATCAGAAGGAGGATTCAAAGCAGCCTTTGAAATGA
- the LOC102628078 gene encoding mediator of RNA polymerase II transcription subunit 9: protein MDPFSGSGSWNMMPSIPSHNSSPAASNQDNLFLSPQHQQQFYQQPTQFPQQQFQQQGRTPQQQQQPQQQQQQNQHHQSLASNFHLLHLMENLADAIENGTRDQQSDALVNELNNHFEKCQQLLSSISESLDTKAMTVEGQRRKLEESEQLLNQRKELIDKYMNSVEELIEYEP, encoded by the exons ATGGATCCGTTTTCCGGGTCGGGTTCATGGAACATGATGCCATCAATTCCAAGCCACAACAGCTCCCCTGCAGCCTCAAATCAAGACAATCTATTTCTCTCCCCACAGCATCAACAACAATTCTACCAACAACCGACTCAATTCCCACAGCAACAGTTTCAACAACAAGGTCGTACACCtcaacaacaacagcagccgcaacagcaacaacaacagaACCAACATCACCAGTCACTCGCTTCCAACTTCCACCTCTTACAC TTGATGGAGAATTTAGCGGATGCTATTGAGAATGGAACTCGGGACCAGCAGTCTGATGCTTTG GTTAATGAACTAAACAACCACTTTGAGAAGTGTCAGCAGCTGTTAAGTTCAATATCAGAATCACTCGATACGAAGGCTATG ACGGTTGAGGGGCAGAGACGAAAGCTGGAAGAAAGTGAGCAACTGCTAAATCAACGGAA GGAACTGATTGACAAATATATGAACTCTGTGGAAGAGCTTATCGAGTATGAACCATAA
- the LOC102627786 gene encoding LOB domain-containing protein 22 has product MSNNAKYNTNASIPRIGSNGTTQACAACKYQRRKCAPDCILAPYFPHDRQRQFLNAHKLFGVSNITKIIKHLEPPEKDEAMRTIIFQSDVRANDPVGGCYRIIKELQRQIEYNKAELELVLHQLAICRAQAQQQAQAQLQIPETDDSVLTFDIVSADPLNTFNSMQNFQYMQTQQEDQEEYVNVDVNVQNHNLQEADVNAWALQDPAIVSTLNVKQDFLNNNDQSSTTTTVEDVKPSQQQLVEIPYERPDVKFEQEQDLVERRFVPSTQLLISS; this is encoded by the coding sequence atgagCAATAACGCCAAGTATAATACCAATGCTAGTATTCCGAGAATTGGTAGCAATGGCACAACCCAAGCTTGTGCTGCATGTAAATACCAACGCAGGAAGTGCGCTCCTGACTGCATTCTCGCCCCTTATTTCCCTCATGATCGCCAACGCCAATTCCTCAACGCTCATAAATTGTTTGGTGTCAGtaacattacaaaaattatcaaacaccTTGAGCCCCCTGAGAAGGACGAGGCCATGAGGACTATCATTTTCCAATCTGATGTCAGAGCTAATGACCCTGTTGGTGGCTGTTACCGCATCATTAAAGAGCTTCAACGACAGATTGAATACAACAAGGCCGAGCTTGAGCTTGTTCTTCATCAGCTGGCCATTTGTCGAGCGCAGGCTCAGCAACAAGCGCAGGCCCAGCTTCAGATTCCTGAAACCGACGATTCTGTGCTTACTTTTGATATTGTCAGCGCGGATCCTTTGAATACGTTTAACTCCATGCAGAATTTTCAATATATGCAAACCCAACAAGAAGATCAAGAAGAATACGTTAATGTTGACGTGAATGTTCAGAATCATAATTTGCAAGAAGCTGATGTGAATGCATGGGCACTGCAGGATCCGGCTATTGTGTCTACCTTGAACGTTAAGCAagattttcttaataataatgatcaaAGCAGTACTACCACTACCGTCGAAGATGTGAAGCCCTCCCAGCAGCAGCTTGTTGAGATTCCATATGAAAGACCCGATGTCAAGTTTGAGCAAGAACAAGACCTAGTTGAAAGAAGGTTTGTGCCTTCAACACAGTTGCTTATATCATCATAG
- the LOC102627488 gene encoding putative pentatricopeptide repeat-containing protein At1g17630 has translation MRHSLLHQPHQFSPSNPSRPFSIITYNNSLLDCFDHLLQQCKTIHQLKQVHNQLIVTGANASAFLAARVLSIYARFGRLFDARNVFETTPFDCKSSSLLWNSIVRANVSNGLYENALKLYVKMRKLGVLGDGFTFPLVIRAACKFMGSFRFRFSFGQIVHNHVLQMGFQGNVHIVNELIGMYAKMGQMSDSFKLFDKLPVKSYISWNMMFSGFALNFDCDGALELFKRMELEGLEPNFVTWTSLLSSHARCGRLEETMDLFDMMRKRGIEVGAEAIAVVLSVCADLAADHMGKVIHGFVIKGGFEDYVFVKNALICVYGKHGDVKEAQNLFSEIEEKNIVSWNALITSYAEAGLCDVAVEVFSQLEKLDGGSMERPNVISWSAVFGAFASNGRGEEALDLFRKMQLAKVVANSVTISGLLSVCAESAALNIGREIHGHVVRVSMNKNILVQNGLLNMYMKCGCLEEGHLVFEQIEKKDLITWNSMISGYGMNGLGENALATFEEMIEAGFKPDGVAFVAVLSACSHAGLVNEGRRIFDMMVREFRIEPQMEHYACMVDLLGRAGLLQEASDIVKNMPMEPNAYVWGTLLNSCRMHKNTDVAEAMASQIFGLITETTGSYMLLSNIYAASGRWEDAAKVRISAKTKGLKKVAGQSWIEVKRKIHMFSSGNSLQSDLKNVCEVLEELALQMENKGCVPDNDIILWEMMGKKNGRN, from the coding sequence ATGCGGCATTCACTTCTTCATCAACCTCATCAATTCTCCCCATCAAATCCCAGCCGTCCATTCTCTATTATCACCTACAACAATTCCCTTCTTGATTGCTTTGACCATCTCCTTCAACAATGCAAAACAATTCACCAACTCAAACAAGTTCACAATCAACTCATTGTCACTGGCGCCAATGCTTCCGCTTTCTTGGCGGCTCGAGTTTTATCAATATATGCTCGCTTTGGGCGTCTTTTTGACGCCCGAAATGTTTTTGAAACGACCCCATTTGATTGTAAATCGAGTTCTTTGTTGTGGAATTCTATCGTGAGAGCTAATGTTTCAAATGGATTGTATGAAAATGCACTTAAACTGTATGTTAAAATGCGGAAACTAGGAGTTTTGGGTGATGGGTTTACTTTCCCTTTGGTTATAAGGGCGGCGTGTAAGTTTATGGGTAGTTTTCGATTTCGTTTTAGTTTTGGCCAGATTGTTCATAATCATGTTTTGCAAATGGGTTTTCAAGGTAATGTTCATATAGTGAATGAATTGATTGGAATGTATGCAAAGATGGGACAAATGAGTGATTCGTTTAAACTGTTTGATAAACTACCTGTGAAAAGTTATATTTCATGGAATATGATGTTTTCGGGTTTTGCATTGAACTTTGATTGTGATGGTGCTCTTGAGTTGTTTAAAAGAATGGAACTTGAGGGCTTGGAGCCAAACTTTGTGACATGGACTTCATTACTGTCAAGCCATGCTCGATGTGGGAGGCTTGAAGAAACTATGGATTTATTTGATATGATGAGGAAGAGAGGCATTGAAGTTGGCGCAGAAGCAATTGCTGTGGTGTTATCTGTTTGTGCTGATTTAGCTGCTGATCATATGGGTAAGGTGATTCATGGGTTTGTTATTAAAGGTGGGTTTGAAGATTACGTGTTTGTGAAGAATGCACTTATATGTGTGTATGGGAAGCATGGAGATGTAAAAGAGGCTCAGAATTTGTTTTCTgaaatagaagaaaagaatattGTTAGTTGGAATGCATTGATTACATCATATGCAGAGGCTGGTTTATGTGATGTGGCTGTTGAAGTATTTTCACAGTTGGAAAAATTAGATGGTGGTTCAATGGAGAGACCTAATGTGATAAGCTGGAGTGCTGTATTTGGTGCTTTTGCATCCAATGGGCGAGGGGAAGAGGCTTTGGATCTTTTTCGTAAAATGCAGCTTGCCAAAGTCGTGGCCAATTCTGTGACAATTTCAGGTTTGCTATCAGTTTGTGCTGAGTCAGCAGCACTGAATATTGGTAGGGAAATCCATGGCCACGTAGTTAGAGTCTCGATGAATAAAAACATTCTAGTGCAAAATGGCTTGCTTAACATGTACATGAAGTGTGGATGTCTTGAGGAAGGACATTTAGTATTTGAGCAGATTGAAAAAAAGGATTTGATCACATGGAACTCAATGATTTCAGGGTATGGGATGAATGGACTTGGTGAAAATGCTCTTGCGACCTTTGAGGAGATGATTGAAGCTGGATTTAAGCCAGACGGAGTCGCCTTTGTTGCTGTTCTTTCTGCTTGTAGTCATGCAGGGCTTGTCAATGAGGGTCGTAGGATTTTTGATATGATGGTCAGAGAATTTAGGATAGAACCCCAGATGGAGCACTATGCTTGCATGGTCGATCTTCTTGGTCGTGCTGGATTGTTGCAAGAGGCAAGTGACATTGTGAAAAATATGCCAATGGAACCCAATGCTTATGTTTGGGGAACTCTTTTGAACTCTTGCCGGATGCACAAAAATACAGATGTTGCAGAAGCAATGGCCTCTCAAATTTTTGGTCTTATCACAGAGACAACAGGGAGCTACATGTTGCTGTCGAATATTTATGCTGCAAGTGGGAGGTGGGAGGATGCAGCGAAAGTGAGAATCTCAGCTAAAACTAAGGGTTTAAAGAAAGTTGCTGGCCAGAGTTGGATAGAGGTCAAGAGGAAAATTCATATGTTCTCATCAGGAAACAGTCTGCAGTCGGATTTGAAAAATGTTTGCGAAGTTCTCGAGGAATTGGCTCTTCAAATGGAGAACAAAGGCTGTGTACCTGATAATGATATCATTCTATGGGAGATGATGGGAAAGAAGAATGGTAGGAATTGA